One region of Micrococcales bacterium genomic DNA includes:
- a CDS encoding type II toxin-antitoxin system VapC family toxin, with the protein MILVDSDVVISLLRGDQRAVVFWEQAAATEAVAVSVVTLTEVMGGMRSSERRAVARLFAELRLEPVTETVAHRAGQLMRQYRASHGGIGIADYLIAATAECTGASLATLNVRHYPMFEGLKPAFPMG; encoded by the coding sequence GTGATCCTGGTTGATTCAGACGTTGTCATCAGTCTTCTGCGGGGAGACCAGCGAGCCGTAGTTTTTTGGGAACAGGCCGCCGCCACCGAGGCCGTGGCGGTGAGCGTGGTAACGCTAACGGAGGTGATGGGCGGAATGCGGTCCAGCGAACGCCGCGCGGTGGCGAGGTTGTTTGCTGAGCTTCGCCTTGAACCGGTGACGGAAACGGTGGCACACCGGGCTGGCCAGTTGATGCGCCAATACCGGGCATCTCACGGAGGCATTGGCATTGCGGACTATCTCATTGCCGCCACCGCCGAATGCACTGGGGCCAGCCTGGCCACATTGAACGTTCGCCACTACCCCATGTTCGAGGGGTTGAAACCTGCCTTCCCGATGGGCTAG
- a CDS encoding dCMP deaminase family protein has product MDEQPRRTVPGWDEYFLGIAQAVAARAKCVRRQVAAVIVHERRIIATGYNGAAPGRPDCLEGACPRGQLDYTQIPGLGDYDRPGTPGFCIAIHAEVNALLFATRDTKGATAYITDPPCPGCRKALAAAGIVRAVWPEGVLDQDGLVAWDL; this is encoded by the coding sequence ATGGACGAGCAACCGCGGCGCACAGTACCGGGCTGGGACGAATACTTCCTGGGCATTGCCCAAGCCGTGGCGGCCCGAGCCAAATGCGTTCGCCGCCAGGTCGCCGCCGTCATCGTGCATGAGCGCCGCATTATTGCCACCGGCTATAACGGCGCCGCCCCCGGCCGGCCGGACTGCCTTGAGGGCGCCTGCCCGCGCGGCCAGCTGGACTACACGCAGATCCCGGGCCTGGGCGACTACGACCGTCCTGGCACGCCGGGCTTTTGCATCGCCATTCACGCCGAGGTCAACGCCCTGCTCTTCGCCACGCGCGACACCAAAGGCGCCACCGCATACATCACCGACCCGCCCTGCCCCGGCTGCCGCAAGGCGCTAGCCGCTGCCGGCATTGTCCGGGCGGTTTGGCCCGAGGGCGTGCTCGACCAAGACGGCCTAGTGGCCTGGGACCTCTAG
- a CDS encoding type II toxin-antitoxin system PemK/MazF family toxin, which produces MTQPAPPDPRHGEIWLAALGAAKKGEVGKTRPVIVVTLDEMRAGTPFDLIGVVPLSTSRTPTTLRPLVKAIDHLEQDSVALCFAGAAISVSRFIKRLGIAPGHVMIRIAQARAAIEGWQ; this is translated from the coding sequence GTGACCCAGCCAGCGCCTCCTGATCCCCGTCACGGCGAGATCTGGCTGGCGGCCCTGGGCGCCGCCAAGAAAGGAGAGGTCGGCAAGACCCGGCCAGTGATAGTGGTCACGCTCGACGAGATGCGAGCCGGCACCCCCTTTGACCTAATTGGCGTTGTGCCACTGTCGACCTCGCGGACCCCGACCACATTACGCCCGCTGGTCAAGGCCATAGACCACCTTGAGCAGGACTCGGTTGCCCTTTGCTTTGCCGGCGCGGCGATCTCGGTTAGCCGATTCATCAAACGGCTGGGGATCGCACCGGGACACGTCATGATCCGAATCGCCCAGGCGCGCGCCGCCATCGAGGGCTGGCAGTGA
- a CDS encoding AraC family transcriptional regulator has product MSNLKPQVEAVQRMQDFIAAHPAETITLADLARVSLYSPWHSHRLFLEHTGMTPATYIRRLRLANSAVKLRDGDRLITEVAFESGFGSVDGFQRAFFREFGRNPADFAKNPGPVWLFTPFGVKFASVERKPIVDMLRTVFVSIIEKPNRKAIIKRGIRATDYFAYCEEVSCDIWGLLTSIKPALSEPGGYWLSGAYRLPGTSEYVQGVDVASDWDGVLPEGFDVIDLPAATYLAFQGEPFEEENYCQAIDELQQATAKYDPSLLGYAWHDQEPRIQLEPLGSRGYIELLPVRPA; this is encoded by the coding sequence GTGAGTAATCTGAAGCCACAGGTCGAGGCGGTCCAGCGGATGCAAGACTTCATCGCCGCGCACCCAGCTGAGACCATCACCCTGGCGGACTTGGCCCGGGTCTCGCTGTACTCACCCTGGCATTCCCACCGTCTGTTTTTGGAGCACACCGGCATGACGCCGGCCACCTACATCCGGCGGTTGCGGTTGGCCAATTCCGCTGTGAAGCTGCGCGATGGCGATCGCCTCATTACCGAGGTGGCCTTCGAATCTGGCTTTGGTTCAGTTGACGGCTTTCAACGAGCCTTCTTCCGAGAGTTCGGTCGCAATCCGGCTGATTTCGCCAAGAACCCCGGCCCGGTCTGGTTGTTTACACCTTTCGGCGTCAAATTCGCATCTGTGGAAAGGAAACCCATCGTGGACATGCTGCGCACTGTTTTTGTCTCAATTATCGAAAAGCCCAATCGCAAAGCCATCATCAAACGAGGCATCAGAGCCACTGACTACTTCGCCTACTGCGAAGAGGTCTCCTGCGACATCTGGGGGCTGCTGACTTCGATCAAACCGGCCCTGAGCGAGCCAGGCGGTTACTGGCTCTCTGGGGCCTACCGCCTGCCAGGCACCTCCGAATACGTCCAAGGCGTCGACGTGGCCAGCGATTGGGACGGCGTTTTGCCGGAAGGTTTTGACGTTATCGACCTGCCCGCCGCGACCTATCTGGCCTTCCAAGGTGAACCGTTCGAAGAGGAAAACTATTGCCAGGCAATTGATGAATTGCAGCAGGCCACCGCCAAATACGACCCGTCGCTGCTGGGCTACGCCTGGCATGACCAAGAGCCGCGCATCCAACTCGAACCGCTCGGCTCACGCGGCTACATCGAGCTGCTCCCAGTGCGGCCTGCTTAG
- a CDS encoding fibronectin type III domain-containing protein: MRNKTTIAAAAAAGLIAAGLAFPGIFAANAAPPPISPVTRVPGQDASTQIGLAWHTARVTSGQPPETRLSWGPAGGFTCSYANWDSAVKPVLRVDGGVGYAKAFLSQLTPGASYQYCVLSALQTQPITSSLTMPVSNSASTTFLAFADAAWSSTASANSFRNTVESAQSQYPGASFMTHNGILTSTDTDLARWDGFLEHAAPVLDRMAWAPTQSYNANIRFAHGTAVPLEGTTNNSGFYAVRDGQVLVLVINTYVTTNIAAVRTFIQQQTSNVSADTWVVASVPTQIYGASATSSTYLTGLKQAFSDAKVALVLQGGSRAYTRSWPITSGASTSTVFRDYPGTATVATKDGTVYVTPGASGADLATVPAAALTGSSSWLAVASPNASGTATQAAKKSYSVITATPSELKVAAQMVDGTKLDEFTINRGSTPAYEPRPLALTGLNNSFGTDAKTSRTITWLGLATAGYTNPYYKIVPAGQNIDAAPAITAGCNAPARMVSALSTYNSYTCQVSGLSAGTTYTYKVGAQVGARPYESKAYSFATELGLDKSEFKFLDLADSQGGAANYSQFWGQTLTTATKNHPDAVLVTQSGDIVDDTTAAHLTGWLAGTGDSLANVAFNPVLGNHDSASAAQPMWKALFPRDSVTRYSGSGALQYAQIYRNALFLHINTNLESVADLNVTEQWVKETVKANGFDDGDVGKFIIVVEHKSPFGGSHANGNGTYPQGSTYTSRNLIDRLPRIYSEAGVDLVLAGHDHSLVRSLPIQWSPQQNKAVWDRANLGLTTINSDTDGLVYFIPHQAADKGPYSITLSQYPWIAKYTSPARALNNNAYAVVTVSQDAIRVNTYFVGDPVNPVDSFSVVQGYPDPTVSASSSTISIGGRDTGLAVTVSTNQKTWSASSAASWLSVTSTGADGALLTMTAQPNPLASPRTAVVTLRAGTATSTVTLTQGPAS, from the coding sequence ATGCGGAACAAAACCACCATTGCGGCGGCTGCTGCCGCCGGGCTGATCGCGGCCGGCCTGGCCTTCCCAGGCATCTTTGCGGCCAACGCCGCGCCACCACCCATCTCACCGGTCACCCGGGTTCCGGGACAGGACGCTTCGACGCAAATTGGGCTGGCCTGGCACACGGCCAGGGTCACCAGTGGCCAGCCTCCCGAGACCCGGCTGTCTTGGGGCCCGGCTGGCGGGTTTACGTGCAGCTATGCCAACTGGGACTCTGCTGTCAAACCGGTGCTCAGAGTAGACGGTGGGGTGGGCTACGCCAAGGCCTTCCTGTCGCAGCTGACGCCAGGAGCCAGCTACCAATACTGCGTGCTTTCGGCCCTGCAGACGCAGCCAATCACCAGTTCGTTGACAATGCCGGTCTCGAACAGCGCCTCAACGACGTTCTTGGCCTTTGCCGATGCGGCCTGGAGTTCAACTGCCTCCGCTAACTCTTTCCGCAACACGGTTGAGTCGGCCCAAAGCCAGTATCCTGGCGCCAGCTTCATGACTCACAACGGGATTTTGACCAGCACCGACACTGATCTGGCGCGCTGGGACGGGTTCCTCGAACACGCGGCCCCAGTGTTGGATCGTATGGCCTGGGCGCCAACCCAGTCCTACAACGCCAACATCAGGTTCGCCCACGGCACGGCCGTGCCGCTGGAAGGCACAACCAACAACAGTGGCTTCTACGCCGTGCGAGACGGGCAGGTTTTGGTGCTTGTCATCAACACCTACGTCACCACCAACATCGCCGCGGTGAGGACCTTTATCCAACAACAGACCAGTAATGTCTCCGCCGACACCTGGGTAGTGGCCTCGGTGCCAACCCAGATCTATGGGGCGTCGGCGACATCTAGCACCTATTTGACCGGGCTGAAACAAGCCTTCAGCGACGCCAAGGTCGCGCTGGTGCTGCAGGGCGGCTCCAGGGCCTACACCCGCTCTTGGCCAATCACGTCTGGCGCCAGCACCTCCACGGTTTTTAGGGACTACCCAGGAACAGCGACAGTGGCCACCAAAGACGGCACCGTCTATGTGACACCTGGGGCTAGTGGGGCTGATTTGGCGACCGTGCCTGCGGCTGCGCTGACGGGTTCGAGTTCATGGCTCGCCGTGGCCAGCCCCAACGCCAGTGGGACTGCCACTCAGGCGGCCAAGAAGTCCTACTCAGTCATCACCGCCACCCCAAGCGAGCTGAAGGTGGCAGCCCAGATGGTCGACGGCACCAAACTGGACGAATTCACAATCAACCGCGGATCAACCCCGGCCTACGAGCCCAGGCCACTAGCGCTGACCGGGTTGAACAACTCCTTCGGTACCGACGCCAAGACCAGCCGCACCATCACCTGGCTGGGTTTGGCGACCGCTGGTTACACCAACCCCTACTACAAGATTGTGCCCGCCGGCCAAAACATCGACGCGGCGCCGGCCATAACCGCCGGCTGCAATGCACCGGCCAGAATGGTCTCGGCCTTGAGCACCTACAACTCTTACACCTGCCAGGTGTCCGGGCTGAGCGCCGGGACTACGTACACCTACAAGGTTGGCGCCCAGGTGGGGGCACGTCCCTACGAATCGAAGGCCTACAGTTTCGCCACGGAGCTGGGCTTGGATAAGTCCGAGTTCAAGTTCCTCGACCTGGCTGATAGCCAAGGTGGCGCGGCCAATTACAGCCAATTTTGGGGACAGACACTTACAACCGCGACCAAAAACCACCCGGACGCGGTGCTAGTAACCCAAAGCGGCGACATCGTCGATGACACCACCGCCGCCCACCTGACCGGATGGCTTGCCGGAACAGGCGACAGCCTGGCCAACGTCGCCTTCAACCCAGTCTTGGGAAACCATGATTCGGCCTCCGCCGCCCAGCCAATGTGGAAAGCCTTGTTCCCACGCGACTCGGTTACACGGTATTCCGGTTCGGGCGCTCTCCAGTACGCGCAGATCTACCGCAACGCGCTGTTCTTGCATATCAACACCAACCTTGAGTCGGTGGCTGATCTAAACGTGACCGAGCAATGGGTCAAAGAGACAGTCAAAGCCAACGGGTTCGATGACGGGGACGTGGGGAAGTTCATCATCGTGGTGGAGCACAAGTCGCCGTTTGGCGGGTCTCACGCCAACGGCAATGGCACCTATCCGCAAGGATCGACCTATACCAGCAGGAATCTGATTGACCGCCTGCCCCGGATCTACAGCGAAGCTGGCGTAGATCTAGTCTTGGCTGGTCACGACCACAGCCTGGTCCGGTCGCTGCCAATCCAATGGTCGCCGCAGCAGAACAAGGCCGTCTGGGACCGGGCCAATCTTGGCCTGACCACCATCAATTCTGACACCGACGGCCTGGTCTATTTCATCCCGCACCAGGCGGCCGACAAGGGCCCCTATTCGATCACGCTGAGCCAGTACCCTTGGATCGCCAAATACACCTCTCCAGCTAGGGCTTTGAACAACAACGCCTACGCCGTGGTTACGGTCAGCCAAGACGCCATCAGAGTCAACACCTACTTTGTGGGCGATCCGGTCAACCCGGTTGACAGCTTCTCCGTGGTGCAGGGTTATCCCGATCCAACGGTCTCCGCGTCAAGTTCCACCATCTCCATTGGTGGCAGAGACACCGGCCTGGCGGTGACGGTTTCGACCAACCAGAAGACTTGGTCGGCTTCCAGCGCGGCGTCTTGGTTATCCGTCACCTCCACCGGGGCCGATGGCGCCCTCCTCACCATGACGGCCCAGCCCAACCCGCTGGCCTCGCCGCGCACCGCAGTGGTGACCCTGCGGGCGGGAACAGCCACGTCTACTGTGACGCTGACTCAAGGCCCGGCCAGCTAG
- a CDS encoding DUF86 domain-containing protein has product MNRQPSEVLSQALSHFQTMQVYADRDLDDQVVIDAICMRLSAGVETLAALEPDFRNKLFGDDWPLMWGMRNRIAHGYMLVSPAIVRQTLHHDLPAIISRIQTSLIDDP; this is encoded by the coding sequence GTGAACCGGCAACCATCTGAGGTGCTAAGTCAGGCGCTTTCCCACTTCCAAACAATGCAGGTCTATGCCGACCGCGACCTCGATGACCAGGTGGTGATAGACGCAATTTGCATGCGTTTGTCCGCCGGAGTCGAGACCCTAGCGGCGCTAGAACCCGATTTCCGAAACAAGCTTTTTGGTGACGACTGGCCACTGATGTGGGGAATGCGTAACCGCATAGCGCACGGCTACATGCTCGTAAGCCCGGCGATCGTGCGGCAAACCCTGCACCATGACCTCCCAGCGATCATCAGCCGCATTCAGACTTCGCTCATTGACGACCCGTGA
- a CDS encoding nucleotidyltransferase domain-containing protein: MPASLAQVARRADEAVAKARQELVTAVRRAAAKGMTQSQIATQIGRSQPEVSRLLHFHGTSRLARRLRRNTEPIRRLLAENDGSNPRVFGSVATGQDNDDSDIDLLFTMGTPLSLMQLEVLQYQISQIVGAPVDLHPDSALRPEIRGRILNEAVAL, encoded by the coding sequence ATGCCGGCCAGTCTTGCCCAAGTAGCCCGTCGCGCAGACGAGGCGGTGGCCAAAGCTCGCCAAGAGCTGGTCACGGCCGTGCGCCGGGCCGCTGCCAAGGGAATGACCCAGTCGCAGATCGCCACCCAAATTGGGCGGAGCCAGCCTGAGGTGTCGCGACTGCTGCACTTCCACGGCACGTCCAGACTTGCTCGACGGCTGCGCCGCAATACTGAGCCGATCCGGCGGTTGCTGGCAGAAAACGATGGATCCAACCCGCGAGTGTTTGGTTCGGTGGCAACCGGCCAGGACAATGATGACTCGGACATCGATCTTCTCTTCACGATGGGAACACCGCTTAGCCTCATGCAGTTGGAAGTCCTCCAATACCAAATCAGCCAGATAGTTGGTGCGCCGGTTGACCTCCACCCCGACAGCGCCCTGCGTCCCGAGATACGTGGTCGCATACTCAACGAGGCCGTGGCCCTGTGA
- a CDS encoding HNH endonuclease family protein: MLIAALLCALAGVMAWDWLNRGDGDQLAHDRQLELWQNRTGQLPAEAELDAALEALAALPPEVAPTAEIPPYQRAAFGPAWQDTDHNGCDTRNDVLKRDLTQVEFKPRTHDCVVISGVLEDPYTGDTINFVKGNTTSTEVQIDHVIPLKQAWQAGAWAWSDQKRLEFANDFDELLAVSGQANQSKGDKGPANWLPAQNQCPYAITYAQMANRYDLALPGADRDQLTAMLTGPCRQT; this comes from the coding sequence GTGCTGATCGCAGCTCTGCTGTGTGCGCTGGCTGGGGTGATGGCGTGGGACTGGTTGAACCGGGGCGATGGCGACCAACTAGCCCACGACCGCCAGTTAGAGCTTTGGCAAAACCGAACCGGACAGCTTCCGGCGGAAGCGGAACTCGACGCGGCCCTAGAGGCCCTGGCGGCTTTGCCGCCGGAGGTGGCCCCGACTGCCGAAATACCTCCATACCAACGGGCGGCCTTTGGCCCGGCCTGGCAGGACACTGACCACAACGGCTGCGACACCCGGAATGACGTGCTGAAACGTGACCTGACCCAGGTCGAGTTCAAGCCTCGAACTCACGATTGCGTTGTCATTTCCGGCGTCTTAGAAGACCCCTACACCGGAGACACCATCAACTTTGTCAAAGGCAATACGACCTCAACCGAGGTCCAGATCGACCACGTTATTCCGCTCAAACAGGCTTGGCAGGCCGGTGCCTGGGCCTGGAGTGACCAAAAGCGGCTCGAGTTCGCCAACGACTTTGACGAGCTGCTGGCCGTGTCCGGCCAAGCCAATCAGTCCAAAGGCGACAAAGGCCCTGCTAACTGGCTGCCGGCTCAGAACCAGTGCCCCTACGCCATCACCTACGCCCAGATGGCCAACCGCTACGACCTGGCCCTACCTGGGGCGGACCGCGACCAACTGACAGCCATGCTGACCGGCCCTTGCAGGCAGACTTGA
- the pheS gene encoding phenylalanine--tRNA ligase subunit alpha, translated as MSEPTTPISPLDQDGLARAVEEALAGIGQAEDVEQLAQVRRAYTGEASAIVQANRAIKSLDHSQRAQAGKNVGAAKRQVFQALEQRQAALEAQAAAGALASETVDVTLPTARQTPGARHPEELLQERIADVFTAMGWTVAEGPELEAEWFNFDALNFDPDHPARQMQDTFFIDPPGSGLVLRTHTSPVQARVLLTQGAPCYVAVPGKTFRTDELDATHTPVFHQVEGLAVDRGLTMAHLRGALDHLAHAMFGPDADTRLRPSFFPFTEPSAEMDLRCFVCLGAEAACRTCGGTGWIEWGGCGMVDPNVLIACGIDPCEFQGFAFGMGIERTLMFRNGVTDMRDMVEGDARFSLGYGVSV; from the coding sequence GTGTCTGAACCGACCACACCGATATCGCCACTTGACCAAGATGGCTTGGCTAGGGCCGTTGAAGAGGCACTTGCCGGCATCGGGCAAGCTGAAGACGTAGAGCAACTGGCCCAGGTGCGCCGCGCCTACACTGGCGAGGCCAGCGCTATTGTCCAAGCCAACCGGGCCATCAAGTCTCTTGACCACAGCCAAAGAGCCCAGGCCGGCAAGAACGTTGGCGCCGCCAAACGCCAAGTTTTCCAGGCCCTGGAACAGCGCCAGGCCGCCTTGGAGGCCCAAGCCGCCGCCGGCGCCCTGGCCAGTGAGACAGTTGACGTCACCCTGCCAACTGCCCGCCAAACGCCGGGCGCTCGCCACCCAGAGGAGTTGCTGCAAGAGCGCATTGCCGATGTTTTCACGGCCATGGGCTGGACCGTGGCTGAAGGCCCGGAACTAGAGGCGGAGTGGTTCAACTTCGACGCATTGAACTTCGACCCGGACCATCCGGCCCGGCAAATGCAGGACACTTTCTTCATCGACCCACCAGGCAGCGGCTTGGTCCTGCGCACCCACACTTCGCCGGTTCAAGCCCGCGTTTTGTTGACCCAGGGCGCGCCCTGCTACGTCGCCGTGCCGGGTAAGACCTTCCGCACAGATGAGCTTGACGCCACCCACACCCCGGTGTTCCACCAGGTCGAGGGCCTGGCAGTGGACCGCGGGCTGACAATGGCGCATCTGCGCGGCGCTTTGGACCACCTGGCGCACGCCATGTTTGGGCCCGATGCCGACACTCGCCTAAGGCCTTCGTTCTTCCCCTTTACCGAACCGTCAGCTGAGATGGATCTGCGCTGTTTTGTCTGCCTGGGGGCCGAGGCCGCCTGCCGGACCTGTGGCGGCACCGGATGGATCGAATGGGGTGGCTGTGGCATGGTCGACCCGAATGTGCTGATCGCCTGCGGCATTGACCCATGCGAATTCCAGGGTTTCGCCTTCGGTATGGGGATCGAACGGACCTTGATGTTCAGAAACGGTGTCACCGATATGCGAGACATGGTCGAGGGCGACGCCCGCTTCTCTTTGGGATATGGGGTGAGTGTCTGA